CGGTATCGCTAGCCTTGCCTGTTACCGTCGAACCCGATTTTGCAATGCGGGCGCGCAGCAAGCGTGCACCCGTTACTGCAAGTTTATTGTCTTCGCTAATGCCGCCGTGGTAAGCGCCATCGAAAAGCTTTTCAGGCTTGCCAAACTTGCCCTTTGCAAACTTGACCTGCCACGTACTTGCATCCGCAAAAGTAGCATCATCCTTATTGTTACCCGCATCCGTCACATAGACAATCGCCGTATCGCCATTGTCAAGCACGCGCCAACGCGGAATCGAAGCACTTTCAACATCGAGCTTCACAAGATTCGAGCCTTCGGCATTGAGGTCACGCACATAGAGGTCCGACTTTCCAGAAACACCTTCGATGCGTGTGCAGAACGCCACGCGCTTGCCATCCGGAGAAACTTCGGGATGGTAGACATCGAGCGTGTCTGCAATTTCCGTCACCGAAAGAAGGCCTGTAGAATAATCAATGTAAGCGAGATTACCCGTCACGTCATTGCGGAAAGCAAGCTTTACCTTGTACGTTCCCGTCTTAGAACGCATTTTAGCAGAATTCGCCAGCGGGACAATTCGGCTTGTCGCCGCCTTGCCATCAGCGCCCATCCATGTCGCCCCAGGGATTGCACCAAAAACTACACGGAAGCCCACGTAATTGGCACGAGTCGAAGACGTGACCGTGTAAACATCACCGCGGCTGTACAAGTTGATGGATTCCGCAGAATTGCGGTAGCTCCCGCCTTTGACAACGCGCTCCGCCAATGAGCCACCATCAGGTGCCCCGACAAAGTTCGTCAAAGTCGTATCGCGCAAATTTCCAAGCCAGTCATTTGCCCATTCCATGGCATTGCCGACCATATCGCAGACACTTGCACTCGAATCGCCCTTGCTACAAACCTTGTGGAGCTTGTAATCCGAATTGTCGGCAGTCCAGCTTTCGGACGGGTTCCAAGACTTCTGGGCGACAAAAATCCATTCCGCTTCAGTCGGCAAACGGTACGCTTCTTTTTCGGGATGGAAAGCAAAGCCTTCCAAATTCGTGCAATGTTTGTCTTTATCAAACGAAGCCTTGCTATATGTGTAAGCGGTATCGAACTTTTCTGATTTGCTGCGTTCATTTGCAAAAAGCACGGCATCGTAATACGTGAGGTCCGTTGCCGGGAAATCCTTATCGTCGCAATCGAGCTTGAGCCCCGTAGCCGGTTTCATCAAATCATTAAATTCACTACAAGTGACTTCGTACTTGCCGATCGAGAACTTGTAATTCAAAGCTACGCTCATTTGCGGGCGTTCATTTGCCTTAGCAGAGACTTCATTTGTCCCAAGCTGTACCACAGCATTTTCTGCAGAAATGCGCATCATTCCCGGAAGCGCGGCGGCAGGATCATCCTTAGACTGGCTCGACGAAACACTATCGGAATCAGAGCAAGATGTCATCTGAGACAATATAAAGAACAAAGCTAAACCGTATCGTAAGTACGTCATCATTTACCTCATCGTTTTTAATAAAGAATCCAGTCGAGCGGTCATCACAAGGCTGCCATCAGAACACAAGTGGTCTTCATCGAAGAAGAGCTCGCTTTCAAAATCATGATTGCCATCGTGGTACTCATCAAGCACCGTGAAATTCGGATATTTTTCGACAAGTTCCTGGACGGCAGCCTGCATGACTTTAGCCGCCTCGCGCGTCGGTCCGTAGCGCCCCCAGGCATTAGTCTTGAGATAGTTCGGCGACTGCGGGAAAACAACGCCCACAACGCGAACACCAAAATTGCGAGAAAGTTCAAGGATTTCGGTCAAATGACCCAGATTAAAATCATATCCCGACTTATCCTTATCAAACCAGTACGGGTCATAGACAACATCAGGCACGTCTTTGCCCCAGCCTTCTGACGGAGACTTCATCACGCCACGGTGGTACCCAAAAGCTTCATATTCATAATCGTTAACGCCCATCGCATGTTGTGAAGCCTCATACATGTCGCCAATCAAGCCATCTTGCCAGTAACCATGATTCTTGTCATACTCATAGCCAGGAATATTGGCAAACCATTCATTCCAGTTTTCATCCTTGACATACCAACGGTCATAATCTAAAGCCAAGACAATAAATTTCAATTTGGGCATCAGCGGCAGAATGTAATTCTTGATATAAAATAGCGTGCTACCCATGTCCTGTGCGGAATAAGACATATTAATCGCAAACATGGACTTGATCATTTCAGGGTCAATTCCCGCAAAAGTTCTCGAAGAACCGATGACCACCAGTTCCGTCGTATCGCGGTACTGCCAGAAATAATCCATCTTGACTTTCATAATTCGCGGGGCGACACCCGTCGTTTCCGTGATGTAAGCGCAGGCACTGTCCAAATCCAAAGCGTTTTCGCCATTGAAAGAAGCTTGCGTTTTTACCCAAAGGCTCGGGTGCCAAAGTTCATCGCCTTCGGCAAGTTCTACAATCGAGCTATCGGACAAGTTCACAAGGACAATTTTCGGATGCGCACCGTTTACATTCGTGAGCGTCGCCACAGCAAGGTTTTCACCGCCAGAAATCCATTCGCTATGGTCAAAGGTATAGCCCTTCGGTGCGGCAATAGACTCCACGAGTTTTCCGTTGGAATCCGCCATGAACAAGCGTTCATGAGTGCTGTAATCCTCGCCTACAAACTTTTTCCCTGTTTTCCCCGCAAAGTCGAGGAACAAAGTGCGTTTGCTCCCGTCCTTCGAAAGCGATACATTGCAAGCCTGTTCGCCACCGTACCAAACCGTATCGCGCGCCTTATCCTTAACCGTCGAACCAGTTTTTGCAATGCGGGCACGCAACAAACGAGCACCCGTTACCGCAAGCGTGTTATCATCACTAAAGCCACCATGGTAAGCACCATCGAAAAGCTTTTCTGGCTTGCCAAACTTGCCATTTGCAAACTTCACTTGCCACGTGCTCGTTGATGCAAAAGCAGCGTCATCCTTATTGTTGCCCGCATCCGTCACATACACGATTACCGTATCGCCATTGTCGAGCACACGCCAACGCGGAATAGCCGCACTTTCCACATCGAGCTTTACAAGGTTCGAGCCATCACTATCAAGCGTGCGCACATAAAGGCTAGACGCCCCCGAAACACCTTCGATCTGAGTGCAGAACGCCACAAGCTTTCCGTCGGGCGAGATTTCAGGATGGTAAATTTCAATGGAATCTGCGATTTCTGTTACCGATAAAATTCCACTGGAATAGTCGATATAAGCGAGGTTCCCTGTCACGTCATTTCGGAACGCGAGTTTTGCCTTGTACGTTCCCGTCAAAGAACGGATTTTCGCAGAATTCGTGAGCGAGACAATCCGGCTTGTCGCCGCCTTGCCATCTGTTCCCATCCACGTTGCTCCAGGAATCGCCCCAAATGCAAGGCGGAATCCGACGTAATCCGCACGAGTCGATGATGCAACCGTATAGACATCGCCACGGCTGTACAAATTAATGGACTCCGCAGAATTGCGGTAACTGCCGCCCTTGACCACGCGCTCACCCAATGAACCGCCATCGGGTGCGCCTACAAAGTTCGTCAAAGTCGTATCGCGGAAAGCGCCAAGCCAATCATTGACCCATTCCATCGCATTGCCCATGACATCGCAGACGCGAGCGCTAGAATCGGTCTTGCTACAGACCTTATGGAGTTTGTAATCCGAATTGTCCGCCGTCCATGATTCAGACAAGTTCCAATACGTCTGAGCGACGAGCACCCATTCCGCTTCTGTCGGCAAGCGATAGGCTTTTACATCTGGGTGGAACGCAAAACCTTCCAGGTTCGTGCAATGATGATCCTTATCAAAAGACGCATTGCCGTAAGTGTACGCCGTATCAAATTTTTCAGCCTTGCTGCGTTCATTGGCAAAAAGCACGGCATCGTAATACGTGAGGTCGGTTGTCGGCAAATCCTTGCTTTCGCAATCGAGCTTAAGTCCTGTCGCCGGTTTCATCAAGTCGTTGAACTCGCCACAGGTCACTTCGTGCTTGCCCATCGAGAACTCGTAATCCAGCACGACATTCATCTGCGGGCGTTCCTTGGACTTTGCCGTAGCCTCATTCGTCCCAAGCGAAACAGCGCGGTTTGATGCAGGGACGCGAATCATCCCCGCCAAAGATTCATCCGAAGTAAATTCATTTGCTCCACCGGATACACTTTCAGAATGATCGCATCCCAGGAATGCCATCATCAAGAAAAGGTGTGCTATAGCAAACAAATTCTTCATAAGCTACTTCAAAGTTTTCAAAAGTGAATCCAGACGGGAGGTCAACTGTTTTGCGCCCAAATAGCACAAATGGTCCTTATTCGTCGCCATTTCATCGGTATAATCGTGGTCGCCCATTTTATTTTCATCCATGAAAACGAAATGAGGGTATTCCTTTTCTAATTCCTGGATTTCTTTCAGCAATTTCGGTGCTTCGCTCCGGCGAATGCCATAACGCCCAAACGAACCCGTTTTTTTGAAATTCGGGTTCTGCGGGAACACAACGCCCACGACATAGACTCCATAATTTTCGGCATTCTGCAAGATATTTTTCAGATGATTAAAGCTAGAATAGAAATTGGCAGACGCATAATCCATCCAAGTGCTATCGTTATCTACCGTAGGAGTTCCGCCCCATGTTCCGGATTCCCCATAGCTGAAACCGCGCGATTCCATAAGGACGTCATAGTACTCGTAAACACCCATGGATTCGCTCGTCAAGCTCGCCAACTGATTCGGGACACCATCTTTCCAGAAATCATGGTTCCGGTCATAGACATAACCCGGATAACTTTCATATTCCTTATTAAAGAAGTTGTACGTTTCCGTTTCACCGTGGTACCACAAATCAATATCCAGCGATATAATAATGTACTTCAATTTTTTCACATGCGGGAATGCGTAATTAGTCAAGAGGTAATCCGAAACAGCCACCATGTTCGGGACATTGGCAAGATTAATTGCAAAGAACTTGTCACTAAACACGGAGGGTGCTATGCCATCGAGCGGGCGTGAAGAACCCACAATGACCACATTCGCCGTATCCATGTACTTCCACAGGAGTTCCATCTTGTAACGGAGAATGATAGCCGCTTCGCCACCCTGTTCTGTAAAATAGACACCGGCACTATCCGCATCGAGTTTGACATCAGAATCAGCGCCATCGGTTTTCTTGACCCACAAGCTCGGGTGCCAAAGTTCATCACTTTCGACAAGTTCCACAATCGAGCTATCAGCGACATTCACAAGGACAATCTTGGAATGAGCACCATTGGAATTTGTAAGCGTTGCCACAACAAGGTCTTCGCCACCCGTTGCCCATTCGCTATGGTCAAAGGTATAGCCTTTAGGGGCAGCAATCGAATTCACAAGCTTTCCGTTGGAATCTGCCATGAGCAAACGTTCGTGCGTGACATAATCCTTCCCCACAAACTTTTTCCCTGTTTTACCGGCAAAGTCGAGGAATATCGTGCGTTTGCTACCATCTTTGGCAAGCGAGGCATTGCAAGCCTGTTCTTCGCCATACCAAACCGTATCGCGAGCCTTATCCTTAACCGTCGAGCCCGACTTTGCAATGCGGGCGCGCAGCAAGCGAGCCCCCGTCACCGCAAGCGTGTTGTCTTCGCTGATGCCACCATGATAAGCGCCGTCGAAAAGCTTTTCGGGCTTGCCGAACTTGCCCTTTGCAAATTTCACCTGCCAAGTGCTCGTTGATGCAAAAGCGGCATCATCCTTATTGTTGCCCGCATCCGTCACATAGACAATCGCCGTATCGCCATTGTCAAGCACGCGCCAACGCGGAATGGCAGCACTTTCGACATCGAGCTTTACAAGATTCGAGCCATTCACATTGAGGTCGCGCACGTACAAGCTAGACTTCCCAGAAACGCCCTCGATACGCGTGCAGAACGCCACACGTTTTCCGTCAGGAGAAATTTCAGGATGGTAAACTTCAATCGAATCGCTAATTTCATTAACGGTCAAGATTCCACTAGCGTAATCAATAAAGGCGAGATTTCCCGTCACGTCATTGCGGAATGCTAGCTTTGTCTTGTACGTTCCCGTTTCAGAACGGATCTTTGCGGAATTTGCAAGCGGAATAACACGGCTCGACGCCGCCTTGCCATCTGAGCCCATCCACGTAGCTCCCGGGATTGCACCAAAAGCAAGACGGAAACCCACATAGTCCGCACGAGTCGAAGATGTCACCGTGTAGATATCACCACGGCTATAAAGATTTATCGATTCCGGAGAACTGCGATAGCTGCCGCCCTTGACCACACGCTCGCCCATCGCACCGCCATCAGGAGCGCCCACGAAATTCGTCAAAGTCGTATCGCGGAAACCACCCAGCCAGTCATTGACCCATTCCATGGCATTGCCAACGACATCGCAAACTAGATTATCGGACTTTACTTTACTGCAAACCTTATGGAGTTTGTAATCCGAATTATCGGCAGTCCAGCCATCCGATACATTCCAGTAAGCCATTGCCGCAAGCACCCATTCCGCTTCTGTCGGCAAGCGGTAACCATCTACATCTGGATGGAACGCAAAACCTTCCATGTTCGTGCAATGCTTATCGTTGTCAAAATAAGCCTTGCTATAGGTATAAGCGGTATCAAATTTTTCTGCCTTGCTGCGTTCATTGGCAAAAAGCACGGCATCGTAATACGTGAGGTCAGTCGCCGGCAAGTCCTTGCTATCGCAATCGAACTTGAGCCCCGTCGCCGGTTTCATCAAGTCATTGAACTCGCCACAGGTCACTTCGTGCTTGCCAAGCGAGAATCCGTAATCCAACACAACACGCATCTGCGGGCGTTCATTGGACTTTGCTGTAGCATCATCGGTCCCCAGAGTCACAACGGCATTCGATACAGAAAAGCGCATCATTCCCGAAAGAGAATCTTCAACGACTTCCATTGAGCCTGCAGCCGACCCGCCATCCGATTCAGAACAGGCGTTCAGCAACACAAGCAGAATAGCAAGCAAAAACTTCATAAAGACAACCTATTTTTTAATTAATCTACAAAAAATGCAATCATCGAGCCAACGTCGAAAGCAGTGAATCCAACCGATGCGTAAATTGCTTTGCCCCGGCAGTACCTAAGTGGTCAATATTATACGCCATCGCATCCGTGTAATCGTGATCGCCAAATTTATTTTCATCGAAATACACAATGTCGAGCTTTTGCACCGAATCTAGGATATCCTTAGCGATACTCCTACGCGGTCCATACACTCCAAACGAGCCCGTATTCTTATACGCCGGATTTTGCGGGTAAACAGGCACGACTACTTTAATGCCCTTTGCCTGAGCCGTTTCAATAATCCAATGGAATACCGCAAAGTTTTCCTTATAAACAGGATCATTCGTCTTAAATAAAGTCGTATCATTTTGAATGAAAGGATCCCCCCATTGCACACTCGGCAGCAAGAAATTTTCAAGATCGTAAGGATGCATCAAAGCCGTTTCAGGGCGCGGCGTCACTTTTACGGCATCGATGAAATGCTCCGGCAAGCCATCGACCCAGAAATTGTGATTTTCATCGTACTTAAATCCAGGGACTTTATCATAAATTGCATTTTGCCAAGTTCCATAGCCATCATACCACAAAAAGTCTGGAGACATTTCAAGCACAATGACTTTTAGATTTTTCAGGTGGTTCAGCACGTAATTTTTGAACAAGTACTTAATGCCCGTCATCTGCCCTGCAGAATACGCCATGTTCAAAAGATTGTACGATGTGATTTCCTTATCATGCAACGCAAACATCGTTCTCGAAGAGCCCAATGCCACAGCCGTAATGCTATCGCGATTTTCCCAAAAACGTTCCATTTTCACGCGCAATTCAAGGGCACTGTAGAAAGCACTCGAGAGGTAGTAAACGCCCGCGCTATCCGTATCAAGTTCTTCGCTATCGTAAAGGTTTCTGGAATGCCACAGACACGGGTGCCAAAGTTCATCGCCACTGGCAATGATTTTCACGGAACTATCGGCAAAGTTGACCAAGGCTATTTTTTCGTGGGCGCCGTTCACATTGACCAATGTCGCCACCGCCATATTCGAGCCGCCAAGAACCCATTCCGTATGGTCAAACGTATAACCCTTAGGAGCTTCAACACTTTGAATCAGCCTGCCCTTAGAATCCATGACCAGGAGACGTTCATGCGTGCGATAATTCTGTCCGACAAAATCACGCCCCGTCTTGCCGCCAAAATCAAGGAACAGCGTTCTATTGCTACCGTCATTGGCAAGAGAAACGTTGCAAGCCTGTTCGCCATTATACCAAACCGAGTCAATTCCATGGAACACCATTTTGCTGCTCGTCGCCATCTTGGCACGTAAAAGTCTAGCCCCGGTCACCGCCAGTTGCTTATCGAGGCTGACGCCGCCATGGAATGCGCCATCGAGAATTTGTTTCGGAGTTCCAAATTTTCCATTGTTAAACGGCACCTGCCAAGTGCTCGTCGCTGCAAACGCATCGTTATCCTTATTGTTGCCCGCACTCGTCACATACACAATCGACGTATCGCCATTTTCCAAAAGTCTCCAACGCGGAATAGCCGCATTCTCGACATCGAGCTTGACAAGCCCAGAACCTGTAGCATCCAGATTGCGCACGTAGACACTCGACGGCCCCGCAACGCCTTCAACACCCGTACAGAAAACCACCCGTTTGCCATCGGGAGAAATGTCTGGATGGTAGGCATGCAAAGTATCCTTGATTTCAATAACGGAGTTCACGCCATTTCCAAAATCGACAAAGGACAAATTGCCCGTCACATCATTGCGGAACACCATTTTAGATTCGAAAGTTCCCGTCAAATGTTTCATCTGGAATGTCGCCATGGAAACTTTTGCCACCGATTCCTTGATCGTTCCGGTTTCATCGAGCCAAGACGCTTTAGGGATTGCGCCCAAAGCCAAACGGAAACCAAGGTACACGCCCTTTGTCGACGAGGTCACCGTGTAAATATCCCCGCGACTATACGTATTCATTTGCGAGAGTTCCGTTCGGTAGCTCCCGCCTTTGACAACGCGTTCACCAAGGCTACCGCCATCAGCTCCGCCCACAAAATTTATTAAAGGATCCTTCTTGAAATACGTGAGCCAGTCATTGACCCATTCCAGCACATTCCCTGCCATGTCGTACACACCGACATCATTTGCAAGCGTCGATGCCACATCATGGAATTCGTAGCCCGAATTTTCGCTATTCCAGCTGACTTCGGGATTCCAGCCCTGGTTCGCCACAAAGACCCATTCCGCTTCCGTCGGCAGACGATAGCCAAAAACATTTTCATGGAAGACAAGTCCGGACAAATTCTCACAGCTACCCGCGGCATCAAAAGACGCCTCCGTGTACGTATAGACAGTATCGAGATTTTGAGACTTGCTTAAAGCATTTGCATAAAGAACCGCATCATAATAAGTCACATTGGTAACAGGGCTTTCATCATCGCATTCGCATTCGCATTCTGCCCCCGCATTGGGGCGCAAGGCATTGTACTCGCCACGAGTCACTTCGTGTTCGCCAATGAAAAAATCGTACGAAAAAGCAACTTCCATTTGTGGCGTTTCACTATTACGCACGCCGGGTTTATCTGTTCCAAGGAACGTCGACTTGCCAAGAGATGCAATCTTGACAAAACCTTCCATTTTGCTTGCAGATGAAAGTGAAGATGATGAAGACAACGGCAACTGACCTGCCGGTTCAATGACAGGACAAGGTGGATTCTCTTCGGTGCAAGATGCCAAAAGAACGAGAATAGGTACTAATGAAAGCCATCCCAACCCAAACAGAGACTTACATTTCATTTTCCTCCTCCCAAGACAATAGCAATTTGTTCAAGCGCGAAGTCAGGAGCGTCGCCCCTGCATAGCACAAGTGGTCTTCGTCAATAGCCATTGCATCTATGTAATCGTGCTCACCCATTTTGTTTTCATCCATCAACACAAAATTCGGATATTTTTTCTTTAAGCCATCGAGTTCCGCAATCAACTTTTTAGCAGAGGTTCGGCGCAAGCCATAACGACCAAACGAACCTGATTTTGCATAAGCGGGGCTCTGCGGGAAAATAACGCCGACCACTCGGATATTACGCTTCGCCGATTCTTCAATGATTGTGAGGAGTGCATCCATGCTATCATCAATCAAATTCCAATGTTCATCGACATAGTTGCTGTCCTGTTCGATTTCAGGCTCATCTTTCCACGAATTGCAGCTGGCATTTAAGTAGCGACCACGATCTTTCATGTAATGGGTTTCATCCGACGAACCCACGGAACTTTCCGTATATTCCAGCAAACCCTCTGGGTATCCATCCTTCCAATAATCATGATTGGCGTCATACACGTATCCCGGATAATTTCCAAACGTCGTGTAGAACATGTTATCGCCATCCGGACCATCAATCTTGTGCCAGAAATCAATATCGAGCGACACGACGATATACTTGAGTTTTTTCATGTGATTGAACACGTAATGGTTCAAATAATCTCGGGTCATGTAAATGGAATTTGGAGTTTGTCCAAAATTCACGGCAAAGAACTTTTTATCGAACTGTGCCGGGCTCACACCGAACATCGGTCTTGAAGAACCGAATACAGCGACGTTTGCAGAATCGCGATACCTCCAGAGGAGTTCCATCTTAAAGCGCATGATGACAGATTCCCACTTGTCCGACGGATACAGATAAGCGCCCGCACTATCAGGATCAAGTTCCGATGATTCAGGAACATAAATTTTCTGCTGCCAAATGCTCGGATGCCAGAGTTCATCGCCTTCCACCAAGTTCACGATGGAACCATCAGCCACATTAACAAGCACAATTTTGGTATGGGCTCCATTTGCATTTGCAAGGGTCGCCACGATATAACCGTCATCCGCATGAGCGCCCTTATAATTCAAAGCCCATTCCGCATGGTCGAAGCTATACCCCTCAGGTGATGCAATAGCCTTAATTAAGCGCCCCGTACTATCGGTAATCAGCAAGCGTTCGTGCGTGCCATAGCTTTTACCGACAAATTCCTTCCCCGTCTTGCCTCCAAAATCGAGGAAGGAGACGCGCTTGGAGCCATCATTAGCAAGGGATACATTGCAAGCCTGTTCGCCATTATACCAAACCGTATCACGTCCATTAGCAAGAGAACCACCCTTTGCAATACGAGCACGCAATAAGCGGGCACCCGTCACAGCAAGCGAATAATCCTCCGAAATTCCGCCATGATAAGCACCATCAAAAAGCTTTTTCGGTGTACCAAAGCGTCCCTTGGCATAAGTCACCTGCCATGTACTCATCGCCTTGAACGCAGACTCGTCCTTATTGTTCCCGGCATCAGACACATAGACAATCGCCGTATCGCCATTTTCCAAAATGCGCCAACGAGGGATGGCGGCATTCCCGCTTACCTTGAGTTTTAGCGGTTGAGTCCTCGAGCCCGTAATCGGACGGATATAGACCTCGGACTTCCCGGAAGTTCCTTCCGTACCAGTGCTAAACGCCACAAAACGACCATCGGGAGAAATATCCGGATGATAGGAATCAATCGTATCTGCAAGTTCTGTCACGGACAAAGTTCCATTGACATAATCGATATACGCTATATTGCCAGTGATATCGTTTCGGAAAGCCAACTTTGCGCGGTACGTTCCCAGATTATTCTTGACCGTAGTCGCCCCCGCCATCGGGATGATTCGACTGTCTCGGGCATGACCATCACGCCCCATCCAAACTGCATTCGGGATTTTTCCAAAAGCCAGACGGAAACCGAGATAGTCCGACTTTGTCGCCGAAGTGACAATGTAGACATCGCCTCGACCGTAAAGCTTAATCGCCGAAGGATCATTGCGATAACTGCCGCCCTTGATGACGCGCTCCCCAACGACACTTCCATCAGGAGCACCGACGTAATTGGTAATCGTCGTATCCTTAAAATAGCCCAGCCAATCCGAAACCCATTCCTTGACGTTACCTGCCATATCGCAGAAATCGCCATGCATGCGAGCGTACGAACAGACTTTCTTCGGTTCAAAATCAGAATTTGCGGCATTCCATTCCACGGATGGATTCCAATGGCGTTCAGCCACCATAATCCATTCCGCTTCCGTTGGCATTCGATACCCTTCGACTTCAGGATTAAACGAAAGCCCTTCCATGGCAATGCAATTGCCTACAGCATCAAAAGTCGTCGATGTGTAAGTATAAACGGTATCATAGCCTTCACGCTTGCTCCGTTCATTTGCATAAAGCATCACATCGTAATAAGTCACCATCGTTACAGGCAACATGTCCGAATCTTCATTTTTGCAGCGGGCATCAAAAGTTGTACCCATGACACTCTTGAATTCCGCACAAGTGACTTCGTGCATGCCCATGGAAAAATCGTAATTCAAAGCGACACGCAATTGCGGGCGTTCATTCGCCTTTGCCAACGAGGAATACGTCCCCAGATAAGACAAGGCGCCGCCACTCGAATTTTTAATCTTCGATGCTCTTACAGTAATCAAGCCATCATGAACGTTATCCGTTTCAACAGGGGCGTTCAGCCAGACGTGTTCCCCTAAAAATGTATCGCAACCTAAAAGGATAAAAAGAACAAAAATACAGGGTACTAAAAAAAGCACCTTCATCAAAAAAGAGGAGTTATTAAAACGTGTCGACATTTCCCCTCAAAAATAGAAATTTATGGCAGCCGACTTTTCGCAATAGTCTGATTTACGCTAATTCCCGGATATTCCGGAAAAAATTCTTCCGCCATGCGGTACCACGTGAGCGCTCGCGGGACATCGTTTTCAAGGTACAAATTGCCGATATCAAATGCGGCAAGCCCTACGAACTGCCGAGTTTCTAGCGGTTTAAATTCAAGACCGGTCCATCGGCCTTCTTTATATTTTTCGCGATATTCATCATCGGTATAGGTAAAGCCGCGACGGTTCGGTTCCAAATTCACAAAACTGTCCGAGGAGCCGTAACGCAAAAAGACATGCCCCGGAAGGAGAATAGCGTCGAGAGGCAAACCACGCGACTGCGCCACCATGAGCGCAAGCCACGAAAGTCCCATGCAACCCGATCTTTTGTTTGCAAGAACGCGAAGCGGGAGCACGGATTCTTTTGCAATAGCCGCCTCGCCCGCCCCGGCAAATTCGATATTCCAAAATTGCCAAAGCAGGTTTTTCAGGGATTGCAAAGTGTCGTGAGTCGCCGCAACACTACTATCAAAGTAAGCAAGTCCCGCATGCCAATCGTGAATAGAATCAAGGCAACCCGGCGCACGTTCTTCAAAAACGCACGCCATTTCGCGATAGCTCATGGATTCGTTTTTCCCGTTCCAAAGCAGAAACGGGAGTGCTATCACGAGCGTCGCGAAGAACAAAGGCCAAAAAATTCGCGCAAGCATAAATGCGCCAAAGACGCTACAGGCCGTCCCATTCCATCGGACTTTGCCAGTAGTCACGAGCAGTCATCATGTAAATCACGAGACGCTTGCTCAGCATGTCCTTTTTCATCTTCTTGAGGCGAGCGCGAACACCAGGGCCACCGCCCCAACTCGTAAGCACCTGCACGTCGAGACCCGTTGCATAAGCAAGCAAGGAACCCGGGCCACCGCTCTTCTGATCCACAGATTCAA
This is a stretch of genomic DNA from Fibrobacter sp. UWB13. It encodes these proteins:
- a CDS encoding transglutaminase-like domain-containing protein, with product MFFATLVIALPFLLWNGKNESMSYREMACVFEERAPGCLDSIHDWHAGLAYFDSSVAATHDTLQSLKNLLWQFWNIEFAGAGEAAIAKESVLPLRVLANKRSGCMGLSWLALMVAQSRGLPLDAILLPGHVFLRYGSSDSFVNLEPNRRGFTYTDDEYREKYKEGRWTGLEFKPLETRQFVGLAAFDIGNLYLENDVPRALTWYRMAEEFFPEYPGISVNQTIAKSRLP
- a CDS encoding TIGR02171 family protein, translated to MSTRFNNSSFLMKVLFLVPCIFVLFILLGCDTFLGEHVWLNAPVETDNVHDGLITVRASKIKNSSGGALSYLGTYSSLAKANERPQLRVALNYDFSMGMHEVTCAEFKSVMGTTFDARCKNEDSDMLPVTMVTYYDVMLYANERSKREGYDTVYTYTSTTFDAVGNCIAMEGLSFNPEVEGYRMPTEAEWIMVAERHWNPSVEWNAANSDFEPKKVCSYARMHGDFCDMAGNVKEWVSDWLGYFKDTTITNYVGAPDGSVVGERVIKGGSYRNDPSAIKLYGRGDVYIVTSATKSDYLGFRLAFGKIPNAVWMGRDGHARDSRIIPMAGATTVKNNLGTYRAKLAFRNDITGNIAYIDYVNGTLSVTELADTIDSYHPDISPDGRFVAFSTGTEGTSGKSEVYIRPITGSRTQPLKLKVSGNAAIPRWRILENGDTAIVYVSDAGNNKDESAFKAMSTWQVTYAKGRFGTPKKLFDGAYHGGISEDYSLAVTGARLLRARIAKGGSLANGRDTVWYNGEQACNVSLANDGSKRVSFLDFGGKTGKEFVGKSYGTHERLLITDSTGRLIKAIASPEGYSFDHAEWALNYKGAHADDGYIVATLANANGAHTKIVLVNVADGSIVNLVEGDELWHPSIWQQKIYVPESSELDPDSAGAYLYPSDKWESVIMRFKMELLWRYRDSANVAVFGSSRPMFGVSPAQFDKKFFAVNFGQTPNSIYMTRDYLNHYVFNHMKKLKYIVVSLDIDFWHKIDGPDGDNMFYTTFGNYPGYVYDANHDYWKDGYPEGLLEYTESSVGSSDETHYMKDRGRYLNASCNSWKDEPEIEQDSNYVDEHWNLIDDSMDALLTIIEESAKRNIRVVGVIFPQSPAYAKSGSFGRYGLRRTSAKKLIAELDGLKKKYPNFVLMDENKMGEHDYIDAMAIDEDHLCYAGATLLTSRLNKLLLSWEEENEM